The following coding sequences are from one Eucalyptus grandis isolate ANBG69807.140 chromosome 11, ASM1654582v1, whole genome shotgun sequence window:
- the LOC104424501 gene encoding protein YELLOW LEAF 1, choloroplastic, whose protein sequence is MSMFVSSTFCSTSLLPMDARLQVQTKSMKQSPVELGLQTKHLSALRGKVKVIASSPAGLGLQLQPINRRRHVVPSIGRSTSAICFAALNARCGAEQTQTITHKAPTITQAPTHIQEKSPQLDDGGTGFPPRDDGDGGGGGGGGGGNWSGGFFFFGFLAFLGFLKDKESEGDYRDSSRRR, encoded by the exons ATGCTAGATTACAGGTGCAAACTAAGAGCATGAAACAGTCCCCTGTGGAGCTTGGCTTGCAAACTAAACATCTCTCTGCCCTAAGGGGAAAAGTTAAGGTCATTGCTTCAAGTCCAGCAGGATTGGGGTTACAACTACAGCCCATCAATAGAAGGAGACATGTTGTGCCTTCTATTGGAAGATCCACTTCAGCCATATGTTTTGCAGCTTTG AATGCAAGATGTGGTGCAGAGCAAACCCAGACTATTACGCACAAAGCCCCGACAATTACCCAAGCGCCTACTCACA TTCAGGAAAAGTCGCCACAACTTGACGACGGCGGTACAGGTTTCCCGCCCCGCGATGATGGCGATGGTGGAGGTGGTGggggtggcggtggcggcaactgGTCAGGTGGATTCTTCTTTTTCGGCTTCCTTGCATTCTTAGGCTTTTTGAAGGATAAAGAAAGTGAAGGTGACTACAGGGACAGCAGCAGGAGAAGATAA
- the LOC104424502 gene encoding probable pectinesterase/pectinesterase inhibitor 61: protein MGRGGKLGPSSDPQLEDALPPHRGLRSRRWKLVLISLLALALLLASAISAILLIGLRSRTSGDSRGRRPTQAISRTCSKARYPDLCVSSLLDFPGSMVASEQDLIHISFNMTLQHFNRALYQSSGMNYLQMEPIARSAYDDCLELLGASVDALSRSLSAVGGSGSPAPAEDIVTWLSAALTNQDTCGEGLADASGGVKDRMAAGLKDLEELVSNCLAIFAASDGGGDFAGVPIENRRRLMDVAGGGGGVPKPDGGGGEYPEWLGERERELLDMPAAEVQADIVVAKDGASGTYKTIAEAIKKAPESSGRRIIIYVRAGRYEEDNLKVGKKKTNLMFIGDGKGRTVITGGKSVADKMTTFHTASFAASGAGFIARDMTFENYAGPEKHQAVALRVGADHGVVYRCSIVGYQDTLYVHSNRQFFRECDIYGTVDFIFGNAAVVIQKSNIYARKPMAKQKNTITAQNRKDPNQNTGISIHACQIVAAPDLEASKGSIPTYLGRPWKMYSRVVYMLSYMGDHIHPEGWLEWNGDFALDTLYYGEYMNDGPGAAVGLRVKWPGFRVITSTTEANKFTVAQFIFGSSWLPSTGVAFVAGLST from the exons ATGGGTCGCGGCGGCAAGCTCGGGCCCTCCTCCGATCCCCAGCTCGAGGATGCCCTCCCTCCCCACCGGGGCCTCCGCTCCCGCAGGTGGAAGCTCGTCCTCATCTCCctgctcgccctcgccctcctCCTCGCCTCCGCCATCTCCGCCATCCTCCTCATCGGGCTCCGGAGCCGGACCTCAGGCGACTCCCGGGGCCGCCGCCCGACCCAGGCCATCTCCCGCACGTGCTCCAAGGCCCGGTACCCGGACCTCTGCGTCAGCTCGCTCCTGGACTTCCCGGGCTCGATGGTGGCGAGCGAGCAGGACCTCATCCACATCTCCTTCAACATGACCCTGCAGCACTTCAACAGGGCTCTCTACCAGTCCTCCGGCATGAACTACCTCCAGATGGAGCCGATCGCGCGCTCGGCGTACGACGACTGTCTCGAGCTCCTCGGGGCCTCCGTCGATGCGCTCTCCCGGTCGCTCTCCGCCGTCGGGGGATCGGGATCCCCGGCGCCGGCGGAGGACATCGTGACGTGGCTGAGCGCGGCGCTGACGAACCAGGACACGTGCGGGGAGGGCCTCGCCGACGCGAGCGGCGGCGTGAAGGATCGGATGGCGGCGGGGCTCAAGGACCTGGAGGAGCTGGTGAGCAACTGCCTGGCGATATTCGCGGCCTCGGACGGCGGCGGGGACTTCGCCGGCGTGCCGATCGAGAACCGGAGGAGGCTGATGGACGTGgcgggaggaggagggggagtaCCGAAgcccgacggcggcggcggcgagtaTCCAGAGTGgctaggggagagagagagggagctgcTGGACATGCCGGCGGCGGAGGTACAGGCGGACATAGTGGTGGCGAAGGACGGAGCGAGCGGGACGTACAAGACGATCGCGGAGGCGATAAAGAAGGCGCCGGAGAGCAGTGGCCGGAGGATCATCATCTACGTGCGAGCCGGGAG GTACGAGGAGGATAACTTGAaggtggggaagaagaagacgaacctCATGTTCATCGGCGATGGGAAGGGCAGAACGGTCATAACGGGCGGCAAAAGTGTAGCCGACAAGATGACCACGTTCCACACCGCCTCCTTCG CGGCGAGCGGAGCCGGTTTCATTGCCCGCGACATGACCTTCGAGAACTACGCCGGGCCGGAGAAGCACCAGGCGGTGGCTCTCCGGGTAGGAGCTGACCATGGCGTGGTCTATAGGTGCAGCATCGTTGGCTATCAGGACACGCTCTACGTCCACTCGAATCGCCAGTTCTTCCGTGAATGCGACATCTACGGGACCGTTGACTTCATCTTTGGCAACGCAGCCGTGGTCATCCAAAAGAGCAACATCTATGCCCGGAAGCCCATGGCCAAGCAAAAGAACACCATCACGGCCCAGAACCGCAAGGACCCCAACCAGAACACCGGCATTTCGATCCATGCTTGCCAGATCGTCGCCGCTCCAGATCTCGAGGCATCTAAAGGAAGCATCCCGACGTACCTCGGGCGGCCATGGAAGATGTACTCGAGGGTTGTGTACATGTTGTCCTACATGGGCGATCACATTCACCCCGAAGGGTGGCTGGAGTGGAACGGAGACTTTGCGCTAGACACTTTGTATTACGGAGAGTACATGAACGATGGGCCTGGGGCAGCCGTCGGCCTACGTGTGAAATGGCCTGGTTTCCGAGTCATCACATCCACAACAGAGGCAAACAAATTCACAGTCGCGCAGTTCATATTTGGATCTTCATGGTTGCCGTCCACCGGGGTGGCATTCGTGGCTGGACTATCAACTTGA
- the LOC104424503 gene encoding phosphatidylinositol 4-kinase gamma 3, with translation MPGVSVAPSPVLEFSYQYGPHLNKPILIYLRVAGSLTPMPIRESDSILSVKLKIQADRGFFVRNQKLFFDGRELAQNNSCVRDYGVADGDVLHLVLRLSDLQAITVRTACGKEYEFHVERSRKVAYVKRQIVRKGRGSVNLENQELVCDCEELEDQRLIHDICRKNGDAVIHLLVRKSAKVRPQTVDKHFEVVIDASDFNELAGVVGEYQSWDLLKPNIIESRPLPKDFLLEPFIVNREIELPFVLKELIESTIQGLERGNEPIRSPEGSGGAYLMQDFSGLEYVSVFKPIDEEPMAVNNPRGLPLSLDGQGMKKGTRVGEGALREVAAYILDHPVVHNSEKGFAGVPPTVMVRCMHREFNYPEGYEYTSKNFKIGSLQMFVKNIGSCEDMGPRAFPMDEVHKISVLDIRLANADRHAGNILISRDGEDGRVVLIPIDHGYCLPENFEDCTFEWLYWPQAQQPYSPETMDYIKSLDAEQDIQLLKFHGWDLPVECARTLRISTMLLKKGVERGLTPFAIGSMMCRESPSKESVIERIVKEAEESVLPGASEGSFLESVSVLMDHYLDALSNEGH, from the exons ATGCCGGGTGTTAGTGTGGCGCCTAGCCCAGTTCTGGAGTTCTCCTACCAATATGGTCCTCATTTGAACAAACCGATCCTGATTTACCTCAGAGTTGCTGGGTCTCTGACTCCCATGCCCATTAGGGAGTCAGATTCAATTTTGTCTGTGAAGCTGAAGATACAGGCAGACAGAGGGTTCTTTGTCAGAAATCAGAAACTGTTCTTTGATGGGAGAGAACTAGCTCAGAACAATTCTTGTGTTCGAGACTATGGGGTTGCCGATGGAGACGTCTTGCACCTTGTGCTGAGGCTTTCAGATCTTCAAGCTATCACTGTCCGAACTGCTTGTGGGAAGGAATATGAGTTCCATGTTGAGAGGAGCAGAAAGGTAGCATATGTGAAGCGACAGATTGTGAGGAAGGGGCGAGGCTCTGTCAACCTGGAGAATCAAGAACTGGTATGTGATTGTGAAGAGCTTGAAGATCAGAGACTCATCCACGACATTTGTAGGAAGAACGGTGATGCTGTTATCCACTTGCTGGTCCGCAAATCTGCTAAAGTGAGGCCTCAAACTGTTGACAAGCACTTTGAAGTGGTTATTGATGCATCAGATTTTAATGAGCTTGCTGGTGTAGTTGGTGAATATCAGTCTTGGGACCTGTTGAAACCCAATATCATAGAGAGTAGACCACTGCCAAAAGATTTCCTATTGGAACCTTTCATTGTTAATCGAGAAATTGAACTGCCATTTGTGTTAAAAGAGCTGATTGAATCTACCATCCAGGGATTGGAGAGAGGCAATGAGCCCATACGGTCTCCGGAGGGATCGGGAGGAGCTTACCTCATGCAAGATTTTTCTGGCCTGGAGTATGTGTCAGTTTTTAAGCCTATTGATGAAGAACCAATGGCAGTGAATAATCCTCGGGGACTTCCATTGTCACTAGATGGTCAAGGGATGAAAAAGGGCACGCGGGTAGGAGAGGGTGCACTGAGAGAAGTTGCAGCTTACATCTTGGACCACCCAGTGGTTCACAATTCAGAGAAGGGCTTTGCTGGGGTTCCGCCCACTGTTATGGTGAGGTGTATGCATAGAGAGTTTAATTATCCAGAAGGTTATGAGTACACAAGCAAGAATTTCAAGATAGGATCACTGCAGATGTTCGTGAAGAATATAGGAAGTTGTGAGGATATGGGACCCCGAGCTTTTCCCATGGATGAGGTACACAAGATTTCTGTCTTGGACATAAGGTTGGCAAATGCAGATAGGCATGCAGGCAACATATTGATCAGCAGGGATGGTGAAGATGGACGTGTAGTGCTTATTCCTATTGATCATGGATACTGTCTGCCTGAAAAT TTTGAAGATTGCACATTTGAGTGGCTCTACTGGCCACAAGCTCAGCAGCCTTACTCTCCCGAAACTATGGACTACATCAAGTCACTGGATGCTGAACAAGACATTCAACTCTTGAAATTTCATGGGTGGGACTTGCCAGTTGAGTGTGCTCGTACCTTGCGCATCTCTACTATGCTTTTGAAGAAAGGTGTGGAGAGAGGGCTTACTCCCTTCGCCATCGGAAGCATGATGTGTCGAGAAAGTCCCAGCAAGGAGTCTGTAATTGAGCGGATTGtcaaagaagcagaggaaagtGTGCTTCCTGGAGCTAGTGAAGGTTCATTTCTTGAATCTGTCTCAGTGCTTATGGATCACTACCTCGATGCACTTTCAAATGAAGGCCATTGA
- the LOC104424504 gene encoding dipeptidyl aminopeptidase 4 — protein MQSANETREKKLKRFGSFCNMPATDSTAAQAIDDCIFFSIEEIVQYPLPGYGAPTSITFSPDDSLVAYLFSPDQTLNRKVFAFDLKSSKQDLFFSPPDGGLDENNISAEEKLRRERLRERGLGVTRYEWIKTNSKRKALMVPLPAGVYIQDLSGSKPELKLPSTSSSPIIDPHISPDGTMISFVRDGELHVLNLLHNEQCQLTDGAIDNAVTHGLAEYIAQEEMDRKNGYWWSLDSRFIAFTEVDTSGVPLFRIMHQGKSSVGSEAQEDHAYPFAGAVNVKVRLGVVSSAGGPVTWMDLQCGGTNELDNEDEYLARVNWMHGNILTAQVLNRSHSKLKMLKFDIRTGQGKVVLVEEQSTWINLHDCFTPLDKVIAKFSGGFIWASERTGFRHLYLHDLNGTCLGPITEGDWMVEQIAGVNEAAGLVYFTGTVDGPLEQHLYSAKLFPDKSSPLPAPKSLTNGQGKHVVVLDHHLRTFVDIHDSLTSPPRVSLCSLHDGSIISPLYEPPLTIPRLKKLQLEPPEIMQIQGNDGSVLYGALYKPDIAKFGPPPYKTMIAVYGGPCVQLVCDSWANTVDMKAQYLRSKGILVWKLDNRGTARRGLKFEGAVKQKFGHIDVEDQVSGAEWLVKEGLAEAGRIGIYGWSYGGYLSAMALARCPDVFCCAVSGAPVTSWDGYDTFYTEKYMGLPSANQEGYESSSVMHHVDNMKGRLLLVHGMIDENVHFRHTARLVNALVEAGKRYELLIFPDERHMPRRRRDRIYMEERIWEFIERSL, from the exons ATGCAATCAGCTAATGAGACAAgggagaagaaattgaagagattCGGGTCATTCTGCAATATGCCTGCAACTGACAGCACAGCTGCACAAGCAATTGACGACtgtatttttttctcaatcgAGGAAATAGTACAATATCCCTTGCCTGGATATGGTGCACCAACATCAATCACTTTCAGTCCTGATGATTCTCTCGTTGCTTATTTGTTCAGTCCTGATCAGACTTTAAATAGGAAGGTTTTTGCATTTGATCTCAAGAGTAGCAAGCAAGATTTATTTTTCAGTCCCCCAGATGGTGGTCTTGATGAGAATAACATTTCTGCGGAAGAAAAGTTGAGAAGGGAGAGATTGAGGGAACGTGGTTTGGGAGTAACACGATATGAATGGATTAAGACAAACTCAAAGAGGAAGGCACTTATGGTGCCTTTGCCAGCTGGG GTTTATATTCAGGATCTCTCTGGCTCAAAACCAGAGCTTAAGCTTCCAAGCACATCATCCTCACCAATTATCGATCCACATATCTCTCCAGATGGTAccatgatttcttttgttagagaTGGAGAATTGCATGTTCTAAACCTCCTACACAATGAGCAATGTCAGCTAACTGATGGCGCCATTGATAATGCCGTG ACTCATGGTCTCGCTGAGTACATAGCTCAg GAAGAGATGGATCGCAAAAATGGTTATTGGTGGTCACTGGACAGCAGGTTCATTGCATTCACAGAAGTTGACACTTCGGGCGTACCTTTGTTCAGGATAATGCATCAAGGTAAAAGCTCAGTTGGTTCAGAGGCACAAGAAGATCATGCTTACCCCTTCGCAGGAGCTGTAAATGTTAAAGTTCGTCTTGGGGTAGTTTCCTCTGCTGGAGGTCCTGTTACTTGGATGGATCTTCAGTGTGGAGGAACAAATGAGCTTGACAATGAGGATGAATATTTGGCCCGAGTCAACTGGATGCATGGAAATATTCTGACAGCTCAGGTCCTAAACAGGTCACATAGCAAATTGAAGATGCTTAAGTTTGATATTAGGACTGGCCAAGGAAAAGTTGTACTGGTGGAAGAACAGAGTACATGGATTAACTTACATGACTGCTTCACTCCTCTAGACAAAGTAATAGCCAAATTTTCTGGGGGATTTATCTGGGCAAGTGAGAGAACAGGATTTAGACATCTTTATTTGCATGACTTGAATGGGACTTGCCTAGGACCTATCACGGAAGGTGACTGGATGGTTGAGCAAATTGCAGGTGTAAATGAAGCCGCAGGACTTGTATACTTTACAGGAACCGTAGATGGACCCCTGGAACAGCACTTATATTCAGCGAAACTTTTCCCAGACAAGAGTAGCCCTTTGCCAGCTCCAAAGAGTTTAACCAATGGACAAGGAAAACATGTAGTTGTGCTTGATCATCACCTGCGGACTTTTGTTGATATTCATGATTCTCTCACTTCTCCCCCTAGGGTGTCACTGTGCTCCTTGCATGATGGCAGCATAATTTCGCCATTGTATGAGCCTCCATTGACCATTCCAAGGTTGAAGAAGCTGCAGCTTGAGCCTCCAGAGATCATGCAAATCCAGGGAAATGATGGGAGTGTGCTATATGGAGCTCTGTACAAACCTGATATAGCAAAATTTGGTCCCCCACCTTACAAGACCATGATAGCTGTGTATGGTGGCCCATGCGTACAATTGGTATGTGATTCATGGGCAAACACAGTTGACATGAAGGCACAGTATTTGAGAAGCAAAGGCATCTTAGTTTGGAAG TTAGATAACCGAGGCACCGCCAGGCGTGGTCTGAAGTTCGAAGGTGCTGTTAAACAGAAGTTTGGCCACATCGACGTCGAGGATCAGGTGTCTGGAGCGGAATGGCTTGTGAAGGAAGGGCTAGCTGAAGCCGGTCGGATCGGAATATATGGTTGGAGTTATGGTGGGTATCTATCTGCCATGGCACTGGCCAGATGTCCCGACGTCTTCTGCTGCGCGGTGTCCGGCGCCCCCGTGACATCCTGGGACGGGTACGACACCTTCTACACCGAGAAGTACATGGGGCTTCCTTCTGCTAATCAGGAAGGCTACGAGTCCAGCTCGGTCATGCATCACGTGGACAACATGAAAGGGAGGTTACTGCTGGTCCACGGCATGATCGACGAGAACGTGCATTTCAGGCACACGGCGCGGCTGGTGAACGCGCTCGTGGAGGCGGGGAAGCGGTACGAGCTACTGATCTTCCCGGACGAACGGCACATgccgcggcggcggagggaCCGGATCTACATGGAGGAGAGAATCTGGGAGTTCATCGAGAGGAGCCTGTGA
- the LOC104424509 gene encoding calcineurin B-like protein 4 produces the protein MGCTISKKSERTPGYEEPNVLAAATPFTASEIEALYVLFKKLSNSIFADGLIHKEEFQLALFRSRNRRNLFADRIFDLFDIKGNGVIEFGEFVRSLGVFHPDAPIEDKIAFAFRLYDLRQIGYIKREELKEMVLALLHESDLVLAEDIVETIVDKTFRDADTKDDGRIDLEEWKDFVLKNPSLIRNMTLPYLKDITLAFPSFIVSSEYEDSEV, from the exons ATGGGTTGCACTATTTCGAAAAAGTCTGAGCGAACACCCGGATATGAAGAGCCTAACGTTCTTGCTGCTGCAACACCTT TTACTGCAAGCGAAATCGAGGCCTTATACGTGCTCTTCAAGAAATTAAGCAATTCGATTTTTGCTGACGGGCTTATTCACAAG GAAGAGTTTCAGCTTGCTCTATTCCGGAGCAGAAATCGGAGAAATCTTTTTGCCGATAGG ATATTCGATTTGTTCGATATAAAAGGAAATGGGGTCATTGAGTTTGGGGAATTCGTAAGATCACTTGGTGTCTTTCACCCAGATGCACCAATAGAAGACAAGATTGCAT TTGCTTTCAGGTTGTACGACTTGAGGCAGATCGGATATATCAAGCGAGAGGAG TTGAAGGAAATGGTATTGGCACTTCTTCACGAATCAGATTTGGTACTCGCAGAGGATATTGTGGAAACGATCGTGGATAAG ACATTTAGGGATGCTGATACAAAAGATGACGGACGGATTGATCTGGAAGAGTGGAAGGACTTTGTGTTGAAGAATCCTTCTCTGATAAGAAACATGACTCTTCCATATCTAAA GGATATAACATTGGCATTTCCCAGTTTCATAGTGAGTTCTGAGTATGAAGATTCAGAAGTATGA